A stretch of the Cyanobacterium stanieri LEGE 03274 genome encodes the following:
- the cysT gene encoding sulfate ABC transporter permease subunit CysT, whose translation MISSLKQPPFNYRETIKNILRKFSIPWAVTIIFLAVILIIPMMALILESASLGWENFWQEATAEVAVASYIFTFGTALVASLINAVMGTLTAWVLVRYDFWGKKIIDATIDIPFALPTTVAGLVLATVYSEDGWIGQFFTPFGIQITFSPLGVFVAMLFIALPFVVRTLQPVLQEMGSEIEEVSWSLGASDWQTFRLVILPPLIPAISAGVALGFSRAVGSYGTIVIVASNIPFRDLIPPVLVLQKLEQYDYVGATVIGAVLLFISLVLLLIINLLQQWGKRYADN comes from the coding sequence ATGATTAGTTCTTTAAAACAACCACCATTCAATTATCGAGAAACCATTAAAAATATTCTGCGCAAATTCTCCATCCCCTGGGCGGTGACTATCATCTTTCTCGCCGTAATTTTAATCATTCCCATGATGGCGTTAATACTTGAGTCAGCGAGTTTAGGATGGGAAAACTTCTGGCAGGAGGCAACGGCGGAGGTGGCAGTGGCTTCCTATATTTTTACCTTTGGCACTGCCTTAGTTGCTTCTTTGATTAACGCTGTGATGGGAACTTTAACCGCTTGGGTGTTGGTGCGTTACGACTTTTGGGGCAAAAAAATTATTGATGCCACCATCGACATTCCTTTTGCATTACCTACCACGGTGGCAGGTTTGGTATTAGCGACGGTGTATTCTGAGGATGGTTGGATTGGTCAGTTTTTTACTCCCTTTGGTATTCAGATTACTTTTTCACCTTTGGGGGTATTTGTGGCGATGTTATTTATCGCCTTGCCTTTTGTAGTCAGAACTTTACAGCCTGTATTACAGGAAATGGGATCGGAAATTGAGGAGGTTTCTTGGTCACTGGGTGCATCGGATTGGCAAACTTTTCGCCTAGTAATTTTACCCCCTCTCATTCCTGCTATTTCGGCGGGGGTGGCTTTGGGTTTTTCTCGGGCGGTGGGTTCCTATGGAACTATTGTTATTGTTGCTTCTAATATTCCTTTTCGGGATTTGATCCCCCCTGTATTGGTATTGCAAAAACTGGAACAGTATGACTATGTGGGAGCAACGGTAATTGGAGCGGTTTTGTTATTTATTTCTTTGGTTTTGTTGTTAATTATTAATCTGTTACAGCAGTGGGGCAAACGTTATGCAGACAATTAA
- a CDS encoding glycosyltransferase 61 family protein, with protein sequence MDNWLEVKAQVKSYCYQNNYEQLKAYIESLLTVNDSNPLFLAYAGVSYMLADDEERAIALWLDCFLCADEEELVIVAHNLQELGDLYFKNNQFNTASLIYQQVLEFNAEYFQGYLKLGYCFLYSGNFDDAMEVWKNGLSINAQWKELYLNIAEQYQYVKEYNQAISYYLKALDFYSNDNKILYNLGFCYTATHQLDLAIDYYQQCLNIDPYSDRIYGELGYIYLLQGNVKKAKESWQILVNNFDIFTNLLNWSKESNDQSIILNYRLIDNLFFNKSLAEFTVIIAHLLFAQKKYSLASIYYQIALDDLVLKQNNLSNQNLLTTNEIKNILDNLFFILHQQNNQDKVKEYLNQLSNTDNEYIKNVIKNLINGSTKKVNHPENLIINEAKKYYETSQQWAKKKGNYQLIYGDNQLSLKPPHSFDNNIHPSFYFPHKFPLPSSFVTILDNGRFWLREDEGSSAIISDDNYMIGDISPESPALSPNHPDKHPRYHSLLTTSLLSPVTRLKGKVVVLGGLLNNIYFHWLFDILPRIHLLEKASISWDEVDYVVVDNRCQFQRETLEMFGIPSSKIFPLSFPTHIKADKLIVPSFPSAIAWMPPWSCQYLRTKILGDNLDKKTPDKKIYISREKSSNRRLINEQEIINILKQYNFEIFNLELLSVKQQAELLNQAEIVISPHGSGLSNLVFCQSKTTVIEIFSPNYVYPCYWLVSNIIDLEYHYILGEIMGSKSFNNFLYPDSRFEDIYINPHNLTINLERILSS encoded by the coding sequence ATGGATAATTGGTTAGAAGTTAAGGCACAGGTAAAGAGTTATTGTTATCAAAATAATTATGAACAATTAAAGGCTTATATAGAATCTTTATTGACGGTGAATGATTCTAATCCTTTATTTTTGGCTTATGCTGGGGTTAGCTATATGTTAGCTGATGACGAGGAAAGGGCGATCGCTCTTTGGCTAGATTGTTTTTTGTGTGCGGATGAGGAAGAATTAGTAATTGTTGCTCATAATCTTCAAGAATTAGGTGATTTATATTTTAAAAATAATCAATTTAATACTGCTTCTTTGATTTATCAACAGGTATTAGAATTTAATGCAGAGTATTTCCAAGGTTATCTTAAACTTGGTTATTGTTTTCTATACTCTGGCAATTTTGATGATGCTATGGAGGTGTGGAAAAATGGTTTATCTATAAATGCTCAATGGAAAGAATTATATTTAAATATAGCAGAACAATATCAGTATGTTAAAGAATATAATCAAGCCATTAGTTATTATTTAAAAGCTCTTGATTTTTATAGTAATGATAATAAAATCTTGTACAATTTAGGTTTTTGTTATACTGCTACTCATCAATTAGATTTAGCTATTGATTATTATCAACAATGTTTAAATATTGATCCTTATAGTGACCGTATTTATGGTGAACTAGGTTATATCTATTTATTGCAAGGAAATGTAAAGAAAGCAAAAGAATCTTGGCAAATTTTAGTGAATAATTTTGATATATTTACTAACTTACTTAATTGGAGTAAAGAAAGTAATGATCAAAGTATCATTTTAAATTATCGTCTAATTGATAACTTATTTTTCAACAAAAGTTTAGCAGAATTTACTGTTATTATTGCTCATTTATTATTTGCACAAAAAAAATACTCTTTAGCAAGTATCTACTATCAAATTGCATTGGATGATTTAGTTCTTAAACAAAATAATTTATCAAACCAAAATTTATTAACAACAAACGAAATTAAAAATATTCTGGATAACTTATTCTTTATTCTCCATCAACAAAATAATCAAGATAAAGTAAAAGAATATCTTAATCAATTAAGTAATACGGATAATGAATATATAAAAAATGTGATTAAAAATTTAATCAATGGCTCAACAAAAAAAGTTAATCATCCTGAAAATTTAATCATAAATGAAGCTAAAAAATATTATGAAACTAGCCAACAATGGGCAAAGAAAAAAGGAAATTATCAGTTAATTTATGGAGATAATCAACTTAGCCTAAAACCTCCCCATAGTTTTGATAATAATATTCATCCTAGTTTTTATTTTCCGCACAAATTCCCCTTACCCTCTAGTTTTGTGACAATTTTAGATAATGGACGGTTTTGGTTACGGGAAGACGAGGGCAGTAGTGCCATTATCAGCGATGATAACTATATGATAGGGGATATTTCTCCCGAATCTCCTGCCCTGAGTCCTAATCATCCTGATAAACATCCTCGTTATCATTCCTTGTTGACAACTTCTTTGCTTTCCCCTGTCACTCGTCTTAAAGGTAAGGTAGTTGTTTTGGGAGGATTGTTAAACAATATCTATTTCCATTGGTTATTTGATATTCTTCCTCGTATTCATCTACTGGAAAAGGCTTCTATTTCTTGGGATGAAGTGGATTATGTGGTGGTGGATAATCGTTGCCAATTTCAACGGGAAACTTTAGAAATGTTTGGCATTCCTTCCTCGAAGATATTTCCTCTTTCTTTTCCTACCCATATTAAGGCTGATAAATTAATTGTACCTTCTTTTCCCAGTGCGATCGCCTGGATGCCTCCTTGGAGTTGTCAATATTTACGTACAAAAATATTAGGTGATAATTTAGATAAAAAAACACCTGATAAAAAAATTTATATTAGTCGAGAAAAATCTAGTAATAGAAGGTTAATTAATGAACAAGAAATTATCAATATTTTAAAACAATATAACTTTGAAATTTTCAATTTAGAATTACTTTCTGTCAAGCAACAAGCAGAATTATTAAATCAAGCAGAAATTGTCATTTCTCCCCATGGTAGTGGTTTAAGTAATCTAGTTTTTTGTCAATCCAAAACGACGGTAATAGAAATTTTTTCCCCTAATTATGTATATCCTTGTTACTGGTTAGTTAGTAATATTATTGATTTAGAATATCATTATATTTTAGGGGAAATTATGGGCAGTAAAAGTTTTAATAATTTTCTTTATCCCGATAGTCGTTTTGAGGATATTTACATTAATCCACATAATTTAACAATAAATTTAGAGCGAATTTTATCATCCTAG
- a CDS encoding DUF1824 family protein, translated as MNSEVASALRVLKEYSGIKTKIPASETEKVELQKSLLLIIHEADYCNLGICASSYDEGFSALQSYLKAFGYVLDISRRHGVDGDEPIYIKFNGEKLSHMVSDYSGEYRGVLITIFSDVNDSILGTYGHLPLSLFD; from the coding sequence ATGAATTCTGAAGTAGCTTCGGCTTTAAGGGTTTTAAAGGAATATAGTGGTATTAAAACAAAGATTCCCGCATCGGAAACGGAAAAGGTGGAGTTGCAAAAATCTCTTTTGTTGATTATCCATGAGGCGGATTATTGTAATTTGGGTATTTGCGCATCGAGTTATGATGAGGGTTTTTCTGCCTTACAAAGTTACCTCAAGGCTTTTGGCTATGTTTTAGATATTAGTCGTCGTCATGGGGTTGATGGTGATGAGCCTATTTATATCAAGTTTAATGGAGAAAAGTTATCTCACATGGTTTCTGATTATTCTGGGGAATATCGTGGGGTATTAATAACGATTTTTTCTGATGTTAATGATTCTATTCTAGGAACTTACGGACATTTACCGTTATCTTTGTTTGATTGA
- a CDS encoding sulfate/molybdate ABC transporter ATP-binding protein, with translation MSIIINQVNKKFGDFQALKNINLEVKPNTLVALLGPSGSGKSTLLRVIAGLETPDNGQVIINGKDTTHLDIRKRNIGFVFQHYALFKHLTIKENIAFGLKIRKTPKNQIKHKVAELLDLIQLEGLGDRYPSQLSGGQRQRVALARALAVQPQLLLLDEPFGALDAKVRKDLRAWLRRLHDDVHITSVFVTHDQEEAMEVADEIVVMNHGVIEQIGTPAEIYDNPTSPFVMKFIGEVNVLPSHTPIFVNVNHDEYSSHPEVFVRPHEVDILLTDDNESTKTTIKRITHLGADIQVELLLENNLPIIAHLSKQKFNSLNLKNNQVVFVKPHRIKTFA, from the coding sequence ATGAGTATTATTATCAATCAAGTAAACAAAAAATTCGGTGATTTCCAAGCTCTAAAAAATATTAATTTAGAGGTAAAACCCAATACTTTAGTCGCCCTCCTTGGCCCTTCTGGTTCAGGAAAATCAACTCTTTTGAGGGTAATTGCAGGGTTAGAAACCCCCGATAATGGTCAAGTAATTATTAATGGAAAAGATACCACCCATCTTGATATTCGTAAACGAAATATTGGTTTTGTATTCCAACATTATGCCCTTTTTAAACATCTCACCATCAAGGAAAATATTGCCTTTGGTTTAAAAATTCGTAAAACTCCCAAAAATCAAATAAAACATAAAGTGGCTGAATTGCTTGATTTGATTCAATTAGAGGGTTTGGGCGATCGCTACCCATCCCAATTATCAGGAGGACAAAGGCAAAGAGTCGCCCTAGCGCGCGCGTTGGCTGTGCAACCCCAGCTATTGTTATTGGACGAACCTTTTGGGGCATTAGATGCCAAGGTGAGGAAGGATTTAAGGGCATGGTTACGGAGATTGCATGATGATGTCCATATTACCAGTGTATTTGTCACCCATGACCAAGAAGAAGCCATGGAAGTGGCAGATGAAATTGTGGTAATGAATCACGGCGTTATTGAGCAAATTGGCACCCCTGCAGAAATTTATGATAATCCTACCTCACCTTTTGTGATGAAATTTATCGGGGAGGTGAATGTTTTACCTAGCCATACTCCTATTTTTGTTAATGTTAATCATGATGAATATTCCTCCCATCCAGAGGTGTTTGTGCGCCCCCATGAGGTAGATATTTTGTTAACAGATGACAATGAAAGTACCAAAACCACCATTAAAAGAATCACTCATCTAGGCGCAGATATACAAGTAGAATTACTTTTAGAAAATAATTTGCCCATTATTGCCCATCTCAGTAAACAAAAATTTAATTCTTTAAATCTTAAAAATAATCAAGTAGTTTTTGTCAAACCCCATCGCATAAAAACCTTTGCCTAG
- a CDS encoding peroxiredoxin, protein MAVIEQVPSVVFKTRVRDESVEGPNPYRWEDKTTEDIFGGKKVVVFSLPGAFTPTCSSNHLPRYEELYDEFKAQGVDEVICVSVNDAFVMFKWGREIGAKNVFLLPDGNAEFTRKMGMLVDKSNLGFGLRSWRYSMLVNDCKIEKIFVEPGYEDNCPTDPFEVSDADTMLAYLKGTAPAGVCEPVKEFVG, encoded by the coding sequence ATGGCTGTTATCGAACAAGTACCTAGTGTAGTATTCAAAACCCGTGTCCGTGATGAATCCGTAGAAGGACCTAACCCTTACCGTTGGGAAGACAAAACCACTGAAGATATTTTTGGCGGTAAAAAAGTAGTTGTTTTCTCCTTACCCGGAGCATTTACCCCTACTTGTTCTTCTAATCATCTTCCTCGCTACGAAGAATTATACGATGAGTTTAAAGCTCAAGGTGTTGATGAAGTAATTTGTGTATCTGTAAACGATGCTTTCGTAATGTTCAAATGGGGTAGAGAAATCGGCGCTAAAAACGTATTCCTATTACCCGATGGAAACGCTGAATTCACCCGCAAAATGGGTATGTTAGTTGATAAATCTAACCTCGGATTCGGTTTGAGATCTTGGCGTTATTCTATGCTTGTTAACGACTGTAAGATCGAGAAAATCTTTGTAGAGCCTGGTTATGAAGATAACTGTCCTACCGATCCTTTCGAGGTCTCTGATGCTGATACTATGTTAGCTTACCTCAAAGGAACTGCTCCTGCTGGAGTATGTGAACCCGTTAAGGAATTTGTAGGTTAA
- a CDS encoding NIL domain-containing protein, which produces MTNQDIQDKKSIKISIHIPPNHHDKPIIVDLASKHNLEVNITSAMLGEYADKDGWFNLILSGEKTAIQEALNYLSDLNIEVWSQTGNGQQIVKDSWSLGEWEIRH; this is translated from the coding sequence ATGACAAACCAAGATATTCAAGACAAAAAATCTATCAAAATTTCTATCCATATTCCCCCGAATCATCATGATAAACCAATCATTGTTGATCTGGCTTCCAAGCACAATTTAGAAGTAAATATCACCTCTGCCATGTTAGGGGAATATGCGGATAAAGATGGTTGGTTTAACCTTATCTTGTCAGGAGAAAAAACTGCCATTCAAGAGGCTTTAAATTATCTATCTGACTTAAATATAGAAGTTTGGAGTCAGACGGGAAACGGTCAACAAATAGTAAAAGATTCTTGGAGTTTGGGAGAGTGGGAAATCAGACATTAA
- a CDS encoding DUF1232 domain-containing protein has product MKFNLSSLYTWYTNGIRNPQYRLWVILGTLVYLISPIDISPDIIPIAGQIDDFVIVSIMLSEVSQLLLGAMKNKKLDKDNIDNGNSDSQGETVEVEAIPLDK; this is encoded by the coding sequence ATGAAATTTAACCTTTCTTCCCTATACACATGGTACACCAACGGCATCCGTAACCCCCAATACCGTCTCTGGGTAATCCTTGGCACATTAGTATATCTCATTAGCCCCATCGACATTTCCCCCGACATCATCCCCATCGCAGGGCAAATTGATGATTTTGTCATTGTCTCCATCATGCTATCAGAAGTATCTCAACTACTCTTAGGGGCAATGAAAAACAAAAAACTAGACAAAGATAATATTGACAATGGAAATAGTGATAGTCAAGGAGAAACCGTAGAAGTAGAAGCCATCCCCCTCGACAAGTAA
- a CDS encoding NIL domain-containing protein, producing the protein MKKRVTLTFPRTMVQIPITYRLAKEFNIAANIIRAQVAPNQIGKLVVELLGDIDQLEIAIDWMKSQDIKVSSATGEIIIDEEICVHCGLCTGVCPTESLTLNPSSYKLQFRQQTCIVCEQCIPTCPVQAITTNL; encoded by the coding sequence ATGAAAAAACGAGTAACCCTCACCTTTCCCCGTACCATGGTACAAATTCCCATCACCTATCGCCTTGCCAAAGAATTCAACATCGCAGCCAACATCATCCGCGCCCAAGTCGCCCCCAACCAAATCGGTAAATTAGTAGTAGAATTATTAGGAGACATAGATCAACTAGAAATAGCCATCGATTGGATGAAATCCCAAGACATCAAAGTTTCCTCCGCCACAGGAGAAATCATCATCGATGAAGAAATCTGCGTCCATTGTGGCTTATGTACAGGGGTATGCCCCACCGAATCCCTCACCCTCAATCCCAGTAGTTATAAACTACAATTTCGTCAACAAACCTGCATCGTCTGTGAGCAATGTATTCCCACTTGCCCTGTCCAAGCTATCACCACTAATTTATAA
- a CDS encoding sulfate ABC transporter substrate-binding protein codes for MKLQRRLFSKFLLGLTISGVIASCASPSTTTENTGSTAESQSQEEVTLTLVSYAVTQAAYEKIVPQFVEYWEETTGQKVTIDQSYGGSGSQTRAVIDGLEADIVALALASDTYALQEAGLVEPGWENEVSGQNGIITRSVVALVSREGGQKVETWQDLADPNISVITANPKTSGGARWNFLALWGSITQAGGSIEQATEYVAQVYSSVTTLPKDAREASDVFYTRNQGDVLMNYENELLLAESQGRIQPYVIPTDYNISIEGPVAVVDGYVDRRGTREVAEAFVEFLYTPEAQRAFAEAGFRPVNEEVFAEFSDKFPVVENLFTIEDFGGWPTAQSEFFDDGGIFDQAISGR; via the coding sequence ATGAAACTACAGAGAAGATTATTCAGTAAATTTTTGCTAGGATTAACCATTAGCGGAGTAATCGCCAGTTGTGCTTCCCCCTCCACCACCACAGAAAATACAGGTAGCACAGCAGAATCCCAATCCCAAGAAGAAGTAACCCTCACCCTTGTTAGCTACGCAGTAACCCAAGCAGCCTACGAAAAAATCGTTCCCCAATTCGTTGAATACTGGGAAGAAACCACCGGACAAAAAGTAACCATCGACCAAAGTTATGGCGGTTCAGGCTCTCAAACCAGAGCAGTCATAGACGGTTTAGAAGCTGATATAGTCGCCCTCGCTCTCGCCTCCGACACCTACGCCCTCCAAGAAGCGGGATTAGTCGAACCTGGTTGGGAAAATGAAGTATCTGGACAAAATGGCATTATTACCCGTTCCGTAGTTGCCCTCGTGAGTAGAGAAGGAGGACAGAAAGTAGAGACATGGCAAGACTTAGCAGATCCTAATATTAGCGTAATCACAGCGAATCCTAAAACCTCTGGGGGAGCTCGTTGGAACTTTCTCGCCCTTTGGGGTAGCATCACCCAAGCAGGGGGAAGCATTGAACAAGCCACAGAATATGTTGCCCAAGTTTATAGCAGTGTCACCACCCTTCCCAAAGACGCTAGGGAAGCCTCCGACGTTTTCTATACCAGAAACCAAGGGGATGTATTAATGAACTACGAAAATGAACTATTACTTGCTGAATCCCAAGGTAGAATTCAACCCTACGTTATTCCCACTGATTACAATATCTCCATCGAGGGGCCTGTGGCAGTGGTAGATGGATATGTGGATAGACGAGGTACAAGGGAAGTGGCGGAGGCTTTTGTGGAATTTCTATACACCCCCGAAGCACAAAGGGCATTTGCCGAGGCAGGTTTTCGCCCTGTTAATGAGGAAGTTTTTGCAGAATTTAGCGATAAATTTCCCGTGGTAGAAAATCTTTTCACCATCGAAGACTTTGGCGGTTGGCCTACAGCCCAATCAGAGTTTTTCGATGATGGCGGTATTTTCGATCAAGCCATTTCAGGAAGATAG
- a CDS encoding YidH family protein has product MSKKAPSKFNASRIRDHLANERTYLAWMRTAVGLMGFGVVILRLPNFQPPEVPRLGISWKMGLLFASVGLITVLLSTIQYFSVRRAIDQDTYEPSDKIIILFSGAIRRSLPLRDRSLWWSNYLYSV; this is encoded by the coding sequence ATGAGCAAAAAAGCACCGTCTAAGTTTAACGCCTCTAGGATAAGAGATCACCTAGCCAATGAACGAACCTACTTAGCATGGATGCGTACAGCAGTAGGCTTAATGGGTTTTGGGGTAGTTATTCTACGTCTTCCGAACTTTCAACCGCCTGAAGTTCCACGACTTGGCATTAGCTGGAAAATGGGGTTACTTTTTGCCTCCGTTGGTTTAATTACCGTCTTACTTTCCACCATCCAATACTTTTCTGTACGCCGTGCTATTGATCAAGATACCTATGAACCTTCTGACAAAATTATTATTTTATTTAGCGGTGCGATCAGGCGTAGCCTGCCACTTCGTGATCGCTCTCTTTGGTGGAGCAATTATTTATATAGTGTTTAG
- the cysW gene encoding sulfate ABC transporter permease subunit CysW — MQTIKRLNTGKNWSILVVFVYLGLILLIPAVSVFYEAFKEGIPTFLQAIQQREFIQAVWLTVLLSLFSVPLNTVFGLCAAWVIARNNFRGKAFLMSIIDLPFSISPVVAGLMMVLLYGRNGWLNWLVEYLDVRIVFALPGMVLATIFVTMPFVAREVIPVLEEIGSEQEDAARSLGANDLQIFWRVTLPSIRWGLLYGVLLTNARAMGEYGAIAVVSGNIIGKTASLPIFVELAYKNYQSQSAFAASVVLVLLAVVTLICKEILERYTRI; from the coding sequence ATGCAGACAATTAAAAGATTAAATACGGGCAAGAATTGGTCAATTTTGGTTGTATTTGTTTATTTGGGACTGATTTTATTAATTCCTGCTGTCTCGGTGTTTTATGAGGCGTTTAAGGAGGGGATTCCCACTTTTTTACAGGCAATTCAACAACGGGAATTTATCCAGGCGGTATGGTTAACGGTGCTGTTGTCGTTGTTTAGTGTACCTTTAAATACGGTGTTTGGTTTGTGTGCGGCGTGGGTAATTGCGAGGAATAATTTTCGGGGTAAGGCGTTTTTGATGAGTATTATCGATTTGCCTTTTTCCATTTCCCCTGTGGTGGCTGGATTAATGATGGTGCTTTTGTATGGGCGTAATGGTTGGTTAAATTGGTTGGTGGAATATCTTGATGTGAGAATTGTTTTTGCTTTGCCGGGGATGGTATTGGCGACGATTTTTGTGACCATGCCTTTTGTGGCGAGGGAGGTAATTCCTGTGTTGGAGGAGATTGGTAGTGAGCAGGAGGATGCGGCCAGGAGTCTGGGGGCGAATGATTTACAGATTTTTTGGCGGGTGACTCTCCCTAGTATTCGTTGGGGTTTACTCTATGGGGTTTTGCTGACTAATGCTAGGGCGATGGGGGAATATGGTGCGATCGCCGTTGTTTCTGGCAACATTATCGGTAAAACGGCATCCCTACCGATTTTCGTGGAATTGGCCTACAAAAACTATCAAAGTCAATCGGCTTTTGCCGCCTCAGTGGTACTGGTTTTGTTGGCAGTTGTCACCCTTATTTGTAAGGAAATTTTGGAACGTTATACAAGGATTTGA
- a CDS encoding Fur family transcriptional regulator: protein MGKKADEIISVLKAKGLRVTPQRYAVYANLLSRNDHPTAENILTDLNKDVPTLSQATIYLSLQTLRDVGLIREVLLQEGVCRYDANVSPHHHFRCNCCGKIEDIPWETFSNLSIHKLRRGLKVDHYEVIVQGECNSCAED from the coding sequence ATGGGAAAAAAAGCAGATGAAATTATTAGTGTACTAAAGGCAAAAGGGCTGAGGGTGACTCCCCAACGCTATGCTGTATATGCCAATCTGTTGAGTAGAAATGATCATCCCACCGCAGAAAATATCTTGACAGATTTAAATAAAGACGTACCGACTTTATCTCAAGCAACAATATATCTTTCGTTACAAACTCTGAGGGATGTGGGGTTAATTCGTGAGGTGTTGTTACAAGAGGGGGTATGTAGATACGATGCCAATGTTTCTCCTCATCATCATTTTCGCTGTAACTGTTGTGGAAAAATCGAGGATATTCCTTGGGAAACTTTTTCTAATTTGTCCATTCACAAGTTGCGCCGAGGGCTAAAAGTTGATCATTATGAGGTAATTGTGCAGGGGGAGTGTAATTCTTGTGCTGAGGATTAA
- a CDS encoding thioredoxin family protein, whose product MSENTSSGVGVNGLRNLVIALVAIALSVTLVLGLQTSANSESLEAQAQNSTPLEVAVSNGKPTLMEFYANWCTSCQAMAGDMATLKQEYGNDINFVMLNVDNTKWLPEVLRYQVDGIPHFVFLDQDGSAIASTIGEQPLSIFQKNLTALINNNPLPYANSQGITSQLKNANPIIEGNQDNPRDHG is encoded by the coding sequence ATGTCTGAAAATACTTCTTCTGGTGTTGGGGTTAATGGTTTACGAAATTTGGTAATTGCTTTGGTGGCGATCGCCCTTAGTGTTACTTTGGTATTAGGGTTACAAACTAGCGCTAATTCTGAGTCTTTGGAGGCACAGGCACAAAATTCTACTCCTTTGGAGGTGGCGGTTAGTAATGGTAAGCCCACTTTGATGGAATTTTATGCCAATTGGTGTACCAGTTGCCAAGCCATGGCTGGGGATATGGCGACTTTGAAGCAGGAGTATGGCAATGATATTAATTTTGTGATGCTTAATGTGGATAATACGAAGTGGCTTCCTGAGGTTTTACGGTATCAGGTGGATGGTATTCCCCATTTTGTTTTTCTTGATCAGGACGGAAGTGCGATCGCATCTACCATTGGCGAACAACCTTTATCAATTTTTCAAAAAAATTTAACAGCTTTAATTAATAATAATCCCCTCCCTTATGCGAACTCTCAGGGGATAACTTCTCAGCTGAAAAATGCTAATCCTATTATAGAAGGAAATCAAGATAATCCCCGTGATCATGGTTAA
- a CDS encoding sulfite exporter TauE/SafE family protein, with product MMTPTELIFLVAIFFLTSVIGVVTGSNSLITVPVMLEFDINPARAIATNMFALIFMSIGGTIPFLKSDVLKRPDLSLLSVLTVIGSILGALLVIIIPADTMPLLISIFMIAVTVFSVTNKNKGLEKQEKPSPTALKIGYGLTFGLGIYGGFFSGGYVTTLTATFIGFLNMTFIEAVAITKVLNIFSSIIATLIFMTQGLVDYQLGIILGITMFFGAIIGAKVTMKMSNLWLRRIFLVVVVFLAVRNLWQWIS from the coding sequence ATGATGACACCCACAGAATTAATATTTTTAGTTGCGATTTTTTTCTTAACTAGCGTCATTGGAGTGGTGACGGGAAGTAATTCCCTGATAACTGTGCCTGTGATGTTAGAGTTTGATATTAATCCCGCAAGGGCGATCGCAACGAATATGTTTGCCTTAATATTTATGAGTATCGGGGGGACTATTCCTTTTTTAAAAAGTGACGTGCTAAAACGCCCAGATTTGTCTCTGTTGTCGGTTTTAACAGTAATTGGTTCAATTTTGGGGGCTTTGTTGGTAATTATTATCCCTGCCGATACCATGCCCTTACTCATCTCCATATTCATGATTGCCGTTACAGTTTTTTCCGTCACCAACAAAAACAAAGGATTAGAAAAACAAGAAAAGCCAAGCCCCACCGCTTTAAAAATAGGTTATGGTTTAACCTTTGGTTTAGGTATCTATGGAGGGTTTTTTAGTGGTGGTTATGTAACTACATTGACAGCGACTTTCATTGGCTTTTTAAATATGACATTTATAGAAGCCGTTGCCATTACCAAAGTATTAAATATTTTCTCCTCCATCATTGCTACCCTCATTTTTATGACTCAAGGATTAGTAGATTATCAATTAGGCATTATTTTGGGCATCACCATGTTTTTTGGGGCGATAATTGGGGCAAAAGTCACCATGAAAATGAGTAATCTATGGTTGCGCAGAATTTTTTTGGTGGTAGTCGTCTTTTTGGCTGTGCGTAACCTATGGCAGTGGATAAGTTAA